TGTTGATTATGATTTTCACCACTAGCAATTGCTTCCGTACTAGATAAAAGTGGCAATGCACCCAACATGAAAATGACAATAATGTCTTGAAACAAAAGAATAGAAAAGGATGAATTGCCAAAAGTGGTATCCATCAGGCCTTTTTCTTTGATTGTTTGTAAGGCAATAGCTGTAGAAGATAAAGCAACAGCCATTGAAATAACGAGTGAAACTTGCCAGTCGAAATCTAGTAGTGAGAAAAGTAAATAGGAGAGCAACATGGTACCTACAACTTGCAATCCACCCATTCCAAGGATGGTCTTTCGCATGTTCCAGAAGTTTTTCGGTTCAATCTCTAATCCAATCAAAAAGAGCATCACTACCACGCCAAACTCAGCAAAGTGAAGAATATCTTGTCCTTCTTCACCTATAAAACCCAAGACATAAGGGCCAATCAAGACTCCCGCTAGCAAGTAGCCAATGACTGAGCTTAAACCGAATCGCTTGGCGATAGAAACGCAAATGATGGCTCCAGCTAAAAATACAATAGCTTGAAAAAGTATACTTCCTGTCATGGGTTAAGACGATTTTAGTTGAGGTATATCATTAAGAAAAGCACAGCCAGTAAACTCGCCAAGAGTTAGATTATTTTGAAGCAAGGCTATCAATTTGGCATATTGAACCCCATGTTCTTCCAACTCAGTATCTGCCAATAAGTGAGTTCCCATTAATGCAAAAGGCGGAAAGTAAGTCATGCCACACAAATTGGCAGTTTGCTCAAATGGTCTCAAAAATTCGTTTACCGAAAAGCTGTTGGTTCCTTTGGAGCAGTAAAGCTCTCTGGAGCCTCCAGTTGTAATTACATTAAGACAAATTTTATTTTGCAAAGCAATTCCTCCGGGACCGTATGCCCAGCCAAATTCCAGCACCAAGTCTATCCATTGTTTCATCAATGGAGGGCAACTGTACCAATAAAATGGGTGGTGCCAAATAATGATGTCGTGCTTATTTAGTAGTTCTTTTTCAGCATCAACATCGATGTGGAAGTCGGGATATTTCTCGTATAAATCGTGAAATGTTACACCTTCCATGTTAATGATATGATCAACGAGCACAGCATTTGCACGTGATTTCTCAAACTTTGGATGTGAGAATAGAACTAATATTTTTTTCATTTATTTGACTAGCGTTAAAAACGAACTGTATTTTTTTGAGCAAAAATCGATGAGGCTTTTTAGGGTAATTATATTATTCCCTTTTAATGTTCACCGTACAGTTATCAGTTTTTAACCGCAATAATCTGAAATAAGTTTTTCGTTCACATTAAAACGAAATTAATATGAGTTTCTTCCTATTAGTAAATGGATAGTTTTGGACTTTTCAATCTTAAAAAGCCCAAAACTATAAAGGGGGAGCAATGACTGTCTTTACCAAATCTTAATTCTTTCCTCTAGAGGTTTAAAGTTAGCTTCTCCGGCTTTCACATCAAAAGCTTCGTAGAAAGGAGTAAAGTTAGATAATGGGCCATTTACACGCCAAATTGGTGGTGAATGTGAGTTGTTCTTGATGTAATTTCGAAGGTATTCGTCACGTGTTTTGACACGCCAAATTCTAGCAATCGACATAAAGAAACGTTGGTCTGGCGTGTAACCATTGGTTTTTGTGGTGTCTTGCCCTTGTTTTGTCATTTTGAAAGCATCATAAGCTATAGAAATACCGCCATTGTCTGCCGTATTTTCTCCTACCGTAAGACCGCCTATTAAATGTAAACTGTCCAAAACAGTGTAGGAGCTGTATCTATCAATAATGAGTTGAGTTTTTGCTTTGAACTTCTTGTAATCTTCGGCTGTCCACCAGTTTTTAACGTTTCCGTCCTTATCATACTGTGCACCATTATCGTCAAATGCATGGGTCAATTCATGACCAATCACCATGCCTATACCACCGTAATTAATGGCGTCATCCGCTTGTAAATCGAAGTATGGAAACTGCAGTATTCCTGCAGGAAATACAATCTCGTTCATGGATGGATTGTAATATGCCGTTACTGTTGCAGGCGTTGTGTGCCACTCGTCTCTATTGGGAGCTTTGTTTAATTTCGCTAAATCGTATTGGTAGTCGTTTTTACTTAATGCCACCACATTTTCAAAATACTTGTCTTTTTGGATGTCAACATTATCATATTCTCTCCATACATCTGGGTAACCTATTTTCTTGGTGATGGCATATAGTTTTTCTTTTGCCTTCACCTTGGTGCTGTCACTCATCCAGTCGAGTTCGTTTATTCTGTTTTCAAAAGCTTTTTGAAGGTTATTTACCAAATCAGATACTCGTTTTTTCGAATCTTCATTGAAATGTCTTTGAACGTAAAGTTTGCCAAGTGCATAACCCAGTTGTCTGTCAACTTTTTGAACCATCAGCTGTGCCCTTGATTTTTGAACGGCTTGACCAGAAAGTACTTTTTCATACTGGAAAGCTGCTTTTTGAAAAGGCTCGCTTAAAATATCGGCATAGTTGGTTAGAATGTTGGCTTGTAAATAAGCCTTCCAATCGGCAATTGAAATTGAACCTAGTAGGGCATTTAGTTTTGTATAATAAGCCGTTTGGCGGACATCCACAGAGTCGGCTTTGGTACCCAAATTTTTTAACAAAGTAGACCAAGAAATATTGGACAGCGTTTTGTCTAGGTCTGAGATTGCCATTCTATTGAAATTGGCTTTTATATCTCTTCGTTCTGTTCGTGTTTTGTGTACTTCGGCCAGTTGTTTTTCAATGTTATAGGCCGTAGC
This portion of the Spirosomataceae bacterium TFI 002 genome encodes:
- a CDS encoding Kef-type potassium/proton antiporter accessory protein, CPA2 family → MKKILVLFSHPKFEKSRANAVLVDHIINMEGVTFHDLYEKYPDFHIDVDAEKELLNKHDIIIWHHPFYWYSCPPLMKQWIDLVLEFGWAYGPGGIALQNKICLNVITTGGSRELYCSKGTNSFSVNEFLRPFEQTANLCGMTYFPPFALMGTHLLADTELEEHGVQYAKLIALLQNNLTLGEFTGCAFLNDIPQLKSS
- a CDS encoding putative endopeptidase; amino-acid sequence: MKNLFYSAIAIFVFNSCASEKNTEDKKFEFDGISQNIKPGDDFFNHVNKQWYDKAVIADDESGVGSYSFLNIPQKKLLEDILEEVSSGTHKKGTPDQMVGDFYSSGMDTTTINKRGFTPIQPLLDKVNSIKNVSELMQFVTDEFKAGNYSLISMDVSPDKENSSINMLHFSQTGLGLPDRDYYFKTDESTIEIQNAYKAYLTTLFQITGNTQAEKSTATAYNIEKQLAEVHKTRTERRDIKANFNRMAISDLDKTLSNISWSTLLKNLGTKADSVDVRQTAYYTKLNALLGSISIADWKAYLQANILTNYADILSEPFQKAAFQYEKVLSGQAVQKSRAQLMVQKVDRQLGYALGKLYVQRHFNEDSKKRVSDLVNNLQKAFENRINELDWMSDSTKVKAKEKLYAITKKIGYPDVWREYDNVDIQKDKYFENVVALSKNDYQYDLAKLNKAPNRDEWHTTPATVTAYYNPSMNEIVFPAGILQFPYFDLQADDAINYGGIGMVIGHELTHAFDDNGAQYDKDGNVKNWWTAEDYKKFKAKTQLIIDRYSSYTVLDSLHLIGGLTVGENTADNGGISIAYDAFKMTKQGQDTTKTNGYTPDQRFFMSIARIWRVKTRDEYLRNYIKNNSHSPPIWRVNGPLSNFTPFYEAFDVKAGEANFKPLEERIKIW